In Oryza sativa Japonica Group chromosome 1, ASM3414082v1, the genomic stretch CGTCGTCATCACCGACAAGAACACCGGCAGATCCAAGGGCTACGGATTTGTGAGTTCCTATTTCTCTCTTCCTGCTTAATTCCCCAATCAATCATCATCTTCCTATTCAATTCTACTTCTGTTTGCTTGGATTTCAATCAATTTGGATTTTAATTTCAGCATCGATCCAACTAGCtgttctagctagctagttgcaCCTCCCAAGTTAATTCTTCAAccaaaagaataattaattaaccaggaTAAATATGCAGCTTTCTTGCACATAATTAATCACCGAAGAACCTAACTGATCGATCGATTTTTTAagatatctatatatctatatctagCTAGCTACATGGTTTTATTGTGATCTTGGATTGGTTATCTTTCGATCTCTACTGAATCTTTATTATTTCTGCTTTGCTAGGTTACATTCCGCGAGCCGGAGGCTGCTATGAAAGCTTGCTTTGATCCGTACCCGGTGATCGATGGGAGGAGGGCCAACTGCAATCTTGCATATCTTGGGGTCCAGAGATCCAAGGCAGCTGCAGCGTCTCTGCAACCTTATGGTAATCGAAATCACTATCACATAAAACACGCACCTTAACTTTTCTTCATGGTTTTTTTAATCCAGATTCTTAATTTCTGATGATCATATAATTAACTGACACTACGTGGAGACAAGTTTAAGGTTGATGATGATCATGTAGAATAACTGAGGAGCATATATGTGCGTTTCCTGGCTTAATTTGCATCTTTTAGCTAGATTCTACAACATGTATTGTGCATCATTTTATGCTCATACTTTGGGAGCATACTGCACGTACTGCTAAACTTAGTATATACTCTTCATTTTCCCTTGAGCAAAAATTGCATTCTTCAGaatcaaattaatttatattattGGCTCAAAAAATGCGTCCCTTTTGATTGATCAGTTAGTTGAGAACAAATTCCTACTAACAAAAGCTTAAATCCTGTATAGTCACTTTTTGGATATGCTAATTCTTGAATCAAGCTAGTAAGTTATTAATTGTGATGTAAACTAATTAGTAATACCTGTACACATTAAGTACTTATGTCTAACTATATGGTATTGCTTCGCGCCAAATTAAGGCCGGTCACTGTCATCAAGCTGGATAGTATAGTTAGTTGGATAATGCTTATATGAATTAAGATCAAAACAACAAGCGATCGAGCTAGATAAAGTATGCTATCCGAGCATCCGACAGTATTTCACCGGTAATGAAAAGGCTGCGTGGTCTCCAGCTGAGCTAGCTAAAGCTTTTCTGCAAAAGTGCTAAAAGCGAGCACGGTTAGTTATTCTCGGGAGTCGTTAATTCCAGCCTTCTAGGCTGCCTTGCTTGCTTCTTGTGCAGTTTGCAGTGTGTATAGTAGCATGTTGTCAGGCATGCAGTTATCTGCCGTCCTTGGATTGTCCAATACTcctgttcatatatatatactgactgtaattaattaattaattaattatccagCAGCCAATTACTAATCATGCTTAATTACAAACCATGCATAGTAATTGAATACTGTACTTTATTACCATGCATAGTAATTGAATACTGTACTTTATTAGTTGATAAATTGTTTGTGAATATGCATGAATTGAACTGGAGCAGCTGGGCATATGAGGGCAATGAAGTCCATTATCCAGACAGGCGGTGGTGGTGCCAGCTTGAGCATGGCAGATCATGGCATCCAGCAGGGGATCCCGACCTACAATGTGTATGGGTAAACTACTCATATCGATCTCTggtctggtttagttcctaactttttcttcaaacttctaacttttccatcatatcaaaactttcctacacacataaacttctaacttttccgtcacatcgtttcaatttcaatcaaactttcaattttagcgcactaaacacaccctctCTCCTTCTATATACAGTTGCAGGTAGGAATAGTACACACACTAACCACCGGCcagccagctagctagctagctagagatcGATATATAGAGCTTGTGTTTGCTTCTCAATCTgctgcattgcattgcatgcatgctgGGATATGATATGTAGTAGAGAAGATGGCCGGCTAGCTGTAAAGAGGATGGTTTTGGGGGGTTAAAGGCGTTGGAGCTAGCTGGTCTCAGCTTCAGCTCGTTTAATGGAGGGAGGGGGCCAACGACTGCACCGTCCATCACCATCTGCATGTGCATCTCCagctcctccttctccttctccatctccatctccatctccatgtgCATGTGCCCACACAAAGACAATGCtactatctctctcatctctctcatgCATGTGTATGTGTGTGCAAATAGTGAGTAGTGAAAGAGAAGCAGCTAGCTAGTAGTGTATGTGTGCAACTTGCTGTAGTAGCTGTTACCCCCTCCCTCCGTCGCATTTTAAGTGTAGTTGTAGGTTTCTATGTCCAGCGttcgaccgttcgtcttatttaaatttttttatgattaatatttttgttattattagatgataaaacataaatagtatttatgcgtgacttactttttaatttttttacatttttttaataaagcaaacggtaaaacattggatacatatataaatcaataactgcacttaaaatagtttgaaaGGAGTAGTATAAGCTAAGCTAggcgtgatcgatcgatcgagcaccTCATGATCATGCTGCATGTGTCCTCATCGATCATTTGACGTGCTACTAGTATATACTATACTGTATAGCTAGCCcgtatatgtacgtatatactATACTGTATAGCATAATGCCTCGGGTACAGCGTCTGGCATGTGGGGTACCGGTCGGTATATATAGTGTCATGCAGTTGCATGCGCGCCACTTTACAAAAAGCTTTGCATTGCATGCGCCCCTCTTGCTTGCTCAGTTCTTCCTGCAATATGCGCATGCCTGCATGCactgaggggaaaaaaaagtagCAAGAAACTAGAGAGATCTCAAAGTTTCCATTCTGCAGCTCTGCTAATTGATATAGATCTTGGTGTTCTTAATTTAGTGACTAGTATTTAAGATGATTAATTTTCATGCAAATGAATTTCTTCATATGAAACCTCACTTGGCCACATTAAGGCCGGAGATTAGTACTAGACGTTAAGATATATCTGTACTCCAAACTGAAATTAACCATGCCTGCACATATATTAGTTAGTCTACTTTAGGCAATTAGGCTGAACACCAATTAATGTGCTTCATACAGTTACTTAATGTAGAGTTCCCAAGTTTACAGCTAGGAATTAGGAAATTTATAATCAATAATCAGCATTATCAACCAAGTTTGTTTAGGTAATTCCATGTGCAATTAGGAGTCCCATATATAGGAGAGATATCCAGATGTATTCATTCACGAAATATTTAGGTTATTCATTCACGAAATGTATGTATTTAGGTTGCTTTATTATATGCATATGTACCTCATCACGTCATTTCTATGTACATTTCAAAAAGCAAATTAATGACACTCTCCTTTGGCTACTTGCAAAATTGATTTCAGGTACTCACCTTATTTCTCGGATTACGGCTATCCGCTGGTACGTATATATACTTCAATtccattcagaaaaaaaaaatcatcatccATGTAATTTTTTGTTTAATCAATTTGCGTTATAgtttacatatatacatatattgtgTATATATGCAAGCTGATAAAGTATATATCTACTAGAGATTCATCGATCGATCCCTCTCCTATAGATTTTACTAAAGTCTGACTATTACTAGTTCATAAACTATAATGTTGCATCTCAAAATTAGTGGTAAACTAATTAATCACCCATGATCATGTCAACATTTTTACGTACTATACAGAGCTACTATCAAGCGTACGGTGGGCTTGGAGCCCAGTACCAGATGTTcgctggtggcgccgccgccggggcggcgGGGCTAACAATGGCGAATCCTACCGGCGGCGGTCTCTACTCGCCGTACTTCCAGTACGgcccagcggtggcggcgaacgCGGCTGCTGCCGGGTACGCCGGCATGCAGTACCCTCAGATGTACCagtacgcggcggcggcggcggctgtcggagccccgacggcggcgacgacggccagCCAGCTGACCGCCGTGGCCGGGCTCCAGCAGTACGCTGGCACTGTGGCTCTTGCTCCTAACTCTACCGGCCAAGCAGCAGGTTTGTCAGAgatgttttaatttattttacttcctccaacccaaaatataaacatttttatagCATAATGACAGGTCAAATACTTTTAACTTTGGCTATTAAtattaatagtaaaaaataaaaaaagatcaatcatgtaaaattgatgttgctagatttattattaaaaaactatcataatatgcaactctttttatttaaaatatcttatttttatatatattattggtcaaaataACATCTTGGCGACCATGTCAAAGTCCAAAAGTACTTATATCTtagagacggatggagtatatatctTCAGTGAGATAGCTTTTTTTTATTAGGGGGGGGAGGGGCGGAGGGGGGTCATATTTCTATTAATTCGAGGCTGCGAGCTACTCCATCCTGCTATAAATATTTAACATTTAGTGTAGGGTTTGGTCaagttatgaaaaaattgatgattaataaTTTCTCAAATGATTAGTGGTGGATTTTCCTTAAAAATTATACTATCTATCATAATATCTTGTTAATTaggttttataaatttatttaaatatgaaattaatagttaattctttttaaaaagaaaaacatccttCTCGTTAAACATTTATACATAACCGTACCATATGGGGGTATATATCATTCCTACATGCACGATGTATTTTCATTCTTGTATAGTACATGCACTGTATATATATGTCTGAATCTGCAAGCAACCCAATGTACAATGCATGAGTACTTGTGCATATTGACACGCTACTCAATCCTTTGCGCGAGATCATGCATGCTTGTGAGGGTATCACATATAAAAAAGACGTTATGCCTACTCACCCAAAAATAAAATTGGGCactaattaatactccctccattccataatataagtcacAACCACTTTTCTTACATGTTCCATGATATAAGGCAtacatgcaaacacacaattaATTATGATatcttctctattaaattattacttttttaaatcctccactctcatgctatctaatcctattggatgcatgcattatatttattaggatgatccaaactacaatatgataataattatttcttggtctttggattaagggtagttgtgccttatattttggaatggagggagtactagtaatACCCTAGTTATTGTTAATTAGGAGTGGAGtactaagagcacccgcaatggtaaagtaaggtgctctctataaaacatgtacatctcaacaatagactagattaataataaaccacctcaatagtatgtctacataggtatctatagctctctcatgcattgtctcgtttttctctatagactatttctaagctagtagatagctttgctctctctcttcatttaatatcttccaagtagaaaaatatgctaacatggatctcttgtagagagcttatagataaccattcTTGGTGACCTAATTAATCCTTCTGTTGGAATACATTAATCCTGATCTGGAACATCAACTGAATAATTGGCCTGCATTTATTGTTTATTGTTTTTATTGAGAGGGGCCTGCATTTATTGTTGGTAGTACTACAATGGAGTCGATTAACTAATTGCACTTGATATGATAATACAGTACTAAGTAAATAATGCGATCCTTATTTTCTGCAGGCATGACAATGTCTCTGACAGCTCCAACTCTGCCGGCACCATCACCACAGTATCAGTACAGGCTCATTTCTTCTCATGTCGCTGCAGCTCCAGAGAAACCATTGGCCTAGAAAACCACGGCTGCCTTAAGTCTGCATCCATCTAAATACagtatcttcttcctccacacACATGTGTCAGTCATATCTCATATGCATATCATCTGTCCTAGCTCTCATGAGTATACTTACTCAGCTCACATATTTACTAATTACACTCACGCGGTCACGCCAAATGTACCCACTTATGGGTTGAGTGGTGTATTTGGCATGCTAACAAAGGACTGTGGTAAGTCCAATTTTGCATTGTGTAGTCTGGTCTAGCAATTAAGGTCTTCTTAATTCTCCTTTAAGGTGAACGTTGCATTAATTTTTTACAAGAAATTCTCTCATCCAATGTGTCGTCAGTCTAGTACACGAGTAAATTAACCATCCTGCATGTATAGGTCACAGGTTAGCATCTTCAGTTAATCAGTGTGTTCATGTTAACTTAGCTTCTAGGAAAAGTTTTGTTGTGCCTTGTACCTCTTAAGGAAGAGAGTGCAGGGGAAATAATATGTGGTAGAGTCGCTGCTGATTTTTCATATGCAGCTTTAGTTCAAGATGTCTCCACAGAAGCTTGTGGGGGCTACTGAAAGAGTTCAATTAATTGTGTATTAATTTGTAGTACGTAGTCACATATTTCATTTTCACCTATACatcttcatttctttttttcttgtacACTAACTAGGTCAGGGTCCCTTTCGATCCATTCTCTATTCGATCTGGTCCTTCATTTCTGGTTTTCTTCCATCTCACTCGTTATGTATCACCATCCACCCTTTCACCCATAATTAAGGCAGCAAtgcattatatatatgcataattaAGGTCAAGCAGGCCCAAGAAATCAGATGAAAAATTGATGGAAGCCATTACCAGACATATTATTACTCTGGAGTTCTCCAAATCTCCAATTAGTATAACGACTTGTATGGATTATTATATGTAGCTTCCTTTTGAGAAGCTAAATGTACCACGTACGCTTATCTTTCAGTACATTTACATGAACTCTGCTAAATGGCAAACTTCTACATATGCAGATCGCTGCATACCTATATCCTGCATGTTTAGCTTTTCATGCACTCAAGCTTGTCTGCCTCAATCATGTCTATAAGCCCAAATAATTATGCACACtttcatatatcatatatagaAGCTAGCTCGGTTGATTAACCTCTTGCATTAATTCATGAAAAGCTACTTCTAATAATTTCCCTCTGATTTAATTTCAAGATATCATGAATATGCTTAATTATAATTATACACATCGATCTTCATCAGATACATTTTATCATGCATGCACGGGTTAAGCTAAGCTTAAGGCTTCCAGATCTAgttatacatatacacacaatATTTCATCATTCATAATGCAAGTTTGCACGTTTGATCATCTAATTAGCTGAGAGAATTAGGCTAGAGATCGACGGGCGAGCTAGCTGCTGCAGATCTCGCACGGCTCCGCGTACGGCTCGCACGTGCCATCCTCACCCAGCACACAGCACCCACTGTCCATCACCCTGAACCctgcaaaaaaaaggaaaaaaacatccataaacaaaaaaaaaggaaaaaaaaacatccataAACGCGGTCATGTTCAGTTCAGATGTTTTTCGTTTCCAAATGTAAGCATTTCTGATGTATCCATGTGCGTAGCTAGAAATGTAAGTTTGAGTTTCTGTGATGTTTATACCGTATTTGTGAGGATTATTGATCATGTTGTAGACAGCATCGTAGGTGTTGCCGTAGATGAACATGGCATCAGGATGGTCAGCGTTCAGCTTATCAACGAGAGATCTCAGCCCTTGGTTGAAGAAACCCACCATCTGGTTCACCTGATCGACGCACTGACCTTGTGGGCCCAATCCGGAGGCCCTCAGGCTGGGGAGGCAGCCCAGTGGGCCCACCCCATCCAGGAGAAACTTCCTCAGCCCAACACTGTACAGAGCCTGCATTcaaaaaggtgaaaatcattaaCTCACATTGAGGGTTAATTTTTCAGTAACTCATTGAGGATTAATTTATGACTAGGTTGCGTTCGTTCATCAGGGTTGGAAACCCTTCCACCCAACACACAAAACGGAATGATAAAcaagcacataattaattaagtatcagctaaaaacataaaaaaataaattaatatgaatctttaaagcaactttcttataaaGTATTTTTATAAAGAATGTACCGTCTAATGAAGCGTGTATGTGGGAATCGAAAGCGTAGAAGTTAAGAAAGTGTTCAAAAGAACGCAGCACTCTGACCAGTGTCTGCCTGGAGTAGTGGTTGATGAGCAGATCGGAGTAGTCCTCCGCGCTGTATAGTTGTAGCCTGAATCGTACAGTGATGTGAGGAGGTTGTTGTTGATGTAATCGTTGCTTCCAAGCCACCTTCCATCTGTGTCCTGATCGTGTCCAGGTTGCTCTCCAGGTTGAGCACCTGCTGGCCCAGGCTGAATCAACAGAAATTAATCACATTGAGAGGAACTACAAGGAGATATACAAATCGAATTtgtaaagaagaagaaaaattgcGAATGAATTAACGTCAGTAATTACGTAACAGAGTGAGAGTCGACGAAGGTCTTGCCGTTGCAGAAGGTGGAACTCGGTTACTCGAcgccaggggcggatctacagtaTAATCGTCGATATCATGCGACACCGATAACTTTCGGTAATACCTATAGCAAAACTGTTTATCTATATACTATAACATCATGTTTTAAGCATAATTAGCATAAtatgacaccgatagacacgttatgacaACAGCGAACCAATTTTCTAAATCCGCCACTGCTCGATGCCGTAGGGGAAGAAGTTGGGCCTTGGCGAGGCAGCTCAGCGCGTTGTTATTGCCG encodes the following:
- the LOC4325390 gene encoding uncharacterized protein isoform X2, whose protein sequence is MAVSAGGGGGAAGQFGDTTLTKVFVGGLAWETQKEGMRGYFEQFGDILEAVVITDKNTGRSKGYGFVTFREPEAAMKACFDPYPVIDGRRANCNLAYLGVQRSKAAAASLQPYAGHMRAMKSIIQTGGGGASLSMADHGIQQGIPTYNVYSPYFSDYGYPLSYYQAYGGLGAQYQMFAGGAAAGAAGLTMANPTGGGLYSPYFQYGPAVAANAAAAGYAGMQYPQMYQYAAAAAAVGAPTAATTASQLTAVAGLQQYAGTVALAPNSTGQAAGMTMSLTAPTLPAPSPQYQYRLISSHVAAAPEKPLA
- the LOC4325390 gene encoding uncharacterized protein isoform X1, yielding MAVSAGGGGGAAGQFGDTTLTKVFVGGLAWETQKEGMRGYFEQFGDILEAVVITDKNTGRSKGYGFVTFREPEAAMKACFDPYPVIDGRRANCNLAYLGVQRSKAAAASLQPYAGHMRAMKSIIQTGGGGASLSMADHGIQQGIPTYNVYGYSPYFSDYGYPLSYYQAYGGLGAQYQMFAGGAAAGAAGLTMANPTGGGLYSPYFQYGPAVAANAAAAGYAGMQYPQMYQYAAAAAAVGAPTAATTASQLTAVAGLQQYAGTVALAPNSTGQAAGMTMSLTAPTLPAPSPQYQYRLISSHVAAAPEKPLA